In Rhodopirellula sp. P2, the DNA window ATGACGCGTCCGTCTTCGTGACGCATTAAAAAGTCAGGTGTGAAAACGCTTTGGCCATGGACCAGCAACTCGGTCTCTCGTTCGAGTTGCCACCCGATCGGCGGATTGCGATTCCAGGCGGCGTCCACGGCACGCTCAAATTCGGAATCAAATTCATTCTCAGGTGGAAGCGGAGAGCGAAGGCCGTCCTGGGGTGACAGCGACAATCGAAACGCTTGCTTGTTGGGGCCAAGCACACGTGCCGTCAACCGCCAGTCTTGGCACGTCAAAAGTTTGGGCAATAGCTTTGCAAACCCAACTCCATAGCGGGTCGTTTCGCGAAGCGAGGAGCCTGGTCCGTCCAACTCGAAACGCAGGCCCTGTTGGACGGTCCCGTTCTTCGTCCATTTCATGCGTTCGATCCGGTGCATCAATTGAGCGAGTTTGGCATGCCGAGCAATGGCTTTGAAATCCGAACCGGCTTCGATACGAATTGAGGTCGCGCGGTACAGGGCCGCCTGGGTTTGGGCGACGTTGTACGCCGACAGCACTTCCTCCGCGGTCAGTTCCTTGTCAAATGAATGCAAGCGTTGCAACTCGATCACATCCGAAAACATTTTCGATTCAATTTCCGCCCAACTCATCCCCAGCGATTCGCAGACCTTTTGTCGAGCCGTCGTCAGATCGTGCTCGAAGATCCCCTCGCGAGTTGTGACAATGGGATGGAGTGGCGCGGCCTCTTCAAAAACGCGCTGACGCAGTTGGCTGGCGGACGGTCCCCCACGTTCGTATTGTCCGAAGTCATCGAGCAGTTTGCAAAAGGCGGCAATGCGTTTGGGAGGACACCCCGGAATGTTGGCAAGCACCTCCCCGACGCCGCGATGCAAGTCCTGCCGGATTTCGCCGATGCCGACTCGGTAAATCTGCAAGCAAGCGGCAATCGCGTCCGCGTAGGCAGCGTCACGGATACGCTGCAACCGATCCGGTTTCAAGGTTCGATTGTCAAAGTTGAGCTGAACGAGGGAGTGTTCACTGCGCAGCATCAGCTTGTCTTTCGATAGGCATCGTTGCGTCGCCGTGTTCGACTGCGTTTCACTTCGTTGGTTCCATCCGCCACGATTTCATACAGCACGGCGGTTTCTTTTCGAGATCCCCTGCGGAGCACGCGTCCAAGTCGCTGGATCGCCTGACGCTGACTGGACAGCCCGCCCAGCACGATGGCTGTTTTCACTTCGGGGAGGTCGACGCCCTCGTCCAACACTCGGTTGGCCACCAGCACTGGGTAGCGTCCCTCGGCGAATCGTTGCAACACTTCGCGGCGTTCCTTTTTCGCGCAGTGTGACAGCAGGCAAGGAACCATGAACCGCATCGAGACCGCACGGGCCATCACATTGGTGCCTGTGAACACAATCACAGGTTGGCCGTTGTGCAGTCGGAACAGGTCTTCCAGTGTGCGCATTTTGGCTTCCGCTTGGTCCTCAATCTTTTGCTTGGCACGATAAGCACGCATCGCATTTTGCGCCGCGAGGGAACGTTCCGGTTCGCAGTCCACCGCCGCCGACAATTTGTGAATGTCTTCCCAACGAAAGGTTGGGTCCAATTCTCGTTGCTCCGCCACAAACTCTTGCACTGTTTCGGAGAGGCCACGATAGGCGTTGCGTTCTGACTCGTTCAACGAGACCGCAATCCGGTGAACACGATACTCTGCCAGTGTTTTTCCTTTGGCTTGCCCAATCGTTTGCTGGTGCAGCGTCGGGCCGACCAGCGTGTGCAAGGCTTGCAAACGTGATTCATCCGTCGGCAAGGTCGCCGTCAATCCCATGCGAATCGTCGCGGTCGACATTCTTGCGGCGTCGCCGCGCCAGGCACCCGATAAATGGTGCACCTCATCGAAAACCAACATCTTGAAACGGTCGCCAATCCGGGGCATGTGAATCGCCGCCGAGTCATACGTTGCAATGCTGATGGGGGACACGCGGTGCACGCCGTCGCCGATCAGTCCCGCGTCGACACCCGTTGCCTCGCGTATTTTTTCGTGCCATTGATACATCAGGTCACGCACGGGAACGACGACCAAGACGCTGCATCGGGATCGCAGAATGCATTCCATTGCCACCACGGTTTTGCCCGTCCCTGTCGGCATGACCAGCAGACCACATCGCCCGCCCGACTCAAAATCACTGACCGCTTGATTCTGGTCCGGACGCAATTGAATGTTTCGTTGGTCGTGCAAGCTTGGCTGCCAATCAGGATCCGGTCCAGCCGTCCATTGCCACCACGAAGACGAATCGATCTCGAAGTGTTCTTGATCCCACTCTCGCAAGTGAGCCTGCAACTTGCCCGCCCACATCGCATCGCAGCGAAAGCAATCGTCGCGATCATCGAAGACCAATGGGATCCCACCCATTCGGCCGGCAACCGACGCTTGCGACCAACCGACGTCCCGCCAGCCACGCAGTCGCAGGGTCCCCCCATGAAAATCAATTGCAATCAAGAATCAAACCAACGCCAGACAACCAAACGGGTAGCACGTTGCACGCCACACCTGCGCACGTGAGCAGCATAGCCCAGCGGAAACGAACCGGGAAGAATTGCCCCTGCTTCCTGCACGAGCACGATTACCGTTTCACGGAGCACGATGGTCAGCGGCCGGTCCCCTCTCAGGTCGAGCGAGAGAAGACCTCGATGCCGGTTTTTTGAGGCGGGCACCAATCGGCGGCGCCGTGCGGGCAGTGCTCCGAATGGACGCGAATCAACCGCCCGTATCCGTGGCACCTTGTTTGGGTGATGGCGTTCAGTGTGCCGCCGAGTCAAACCGTTTGTTCTCTTCGATGGCGCCCATCAGAATGCCCGTCATCACCCTGATTGTTCAGGTGAGCGTCATGTGCCAAGCAGGGCAGCGGCCTGTTCGTACTGGGCGGCGGTTTCGACATCGCCCTTCTTGCGTTGGAATGTTGCCATCGCGGAGTAGGGTTCTCTGGAGGCGGGGAAGTTCTGAATTGCTCGGACGATCCAGGGTTCGGCAACATCCCACTGATATTTCAGGTAGTCGTTGGCAATCAACAGGAGTGTGGCTTGGTCTGGTGATTCGCTGGACAGCGATTGGGTGAGCATCGCGAGTTCGTCGAGTCGCTTCCGCCCGTCCAGGTACTGCTGCATGTGTTGCTCGGATCGCTTCGGATCGCCTTGTTCGGAGTACGCGGAGGCGAGCAAGTAGTTGATCGAGGCATCGTCGGCAAACTCATCCCGCAGGGGAGTCAGCACCTCGATGACCCGAGCATGTTCACCACGTTTGGCCAGCTGTGAGGCGAGGGTGTGTCGTGCCGGAAAGTTCAGCTGATCGAGCTCGAGCACTTCGAGCAGACCTTCGATCGCCTGATCACTTTGTTGCATTTGCAGCAAGGCATCGCAGCGCAGCAATCGCAGACTCACGTTGTCCGGTTCACGTTCCATCTCGATCTCAAACTGGTCGACCGCTTGTTGGTATTTGCCAACATACTTCAGTAGTTTCGCCAGCCCGTGGCGAGCGCGGCGCAGTTGTGGGTCTTGTCGAACCGCGGCACGGAACAATGCTTCCGCTTCATC includes these proteins:
- a CDS encoding DUF790 family protein, with product MLRSEHSLVQLNFDNRTLKPDRLQRIRDAAYADAIAACLQIYRVGIGEIRQDLHRGVGEVLANIPGCPPKRIAAFCKLLDDFGQYERGGPSASQLRQRVFEEAAPLHPIVTTREGIFEHDLTTARQKVCESLGMSWAEIESKMFSDVIELQRLHSFDKELTAEEVLSAYNVAQTQAALYRATSIRIEAGSDFKAIARHAKLAQLMHRIERMKWTKNGTVQQGLRFELDGPGSSLRETTRYGVGFAKLLPKLLTCQDWRLTARVLGPNKQAFRLSLSPQDGLRSPLPPENEFDSEFERAVDAAWNRNPPIGWQLERETELLVHGQSVFTPDFLMRHEDGRVIHLEVIGFWTPEYLQDKARRLSRWASIATDKNHPTTSSVDRPHWLLMFPKQHSTGMAELADQLDLPFLRFDPRQNPAEWIETALRMRKFSSR
- a CDS encoding DEAD/DEAH box helicase, whose protein sequence is MIAIDFHGGTLRLRGWRDVGWSQASVAGRMGGIPLVFDDRDDCFRCDAMWAGKLQAHLREWDQEHFEIDSSSWWQWTAGPDPDWQPSLHDQRNIQLRPDQNQAVSDFESGGRCGLLVMPTGTGKTVVAMECILRSRCSVLVVVPVRDLMYQWHEKIREATGVDAGLIGDGVHRVSPISIATYDSAAIHMPRIGDRFKMLVFDEVHHLSGAWRGDAARMSTATIRMGLTATLPTDESRLQALHTLVGPTLHQQTIGQAKGKTLAEYRVHRIAVSLNESERNAYRGLSETVQEFVAEQRELDPTFRWEDIHKLSAAVDCEPERSLAAQNAMRAYRAKQKIEDQAEAKMRTLEDLFRLHNGQPVIVFTGTNVMARAVSMRFMVPCLLSHCAKKERREVLQRFAEGRYPVLVANRVLDEGVDLPEVKTAIVLGGLSSQRQAIQRLGRVLRRGSRKETAVLYEIVADGTNEVKRSRTRRRNDAYRKTS
- a CDS encoding tetratricopeptide repeat protein gives rise to the protein MSLALLALIGVGLYWGLPAYWVYRGEDALKAGRFAEADQYFEQASPWPSQRKASILGRVKVARFSGNPSRALALLTTAQSRGASSAQLEFERALLNIQSGNNASTSDAPQLLVRFPERGSEIMEAVVNRDVQQGQNEQALQHVNDWIQAAPSNARAISYKAELLATSGDMDEAEALFRAAVRQDPQLRRARHGLAKLLKYVGKYQQAVDQFEIEMEREPDNVSLRLLRCDALLQMQQSDQAIEGLLEVLELDQLNFPARHTLASQLAKRGEHARVIEVLTPLRDEFADDASINYLLASAYSEQGDPKRSEQHMQQYLDGRKRLDELAMLTQSLSSESPDQATLLLIANDYLKYQWDVAEPWIVRAIQNFPASREPYSAMATFQRKKGDVETAAQYEQAAALLGT